A region from the Cannabis sativa cultivar Pink pepper isolate KNU-18-1 chromosome 9, ASM2916894v1, whole genome shotgun sequence genome encodes:
- the LOC115722511 gene encoding meiotic recombination protein DMC1 homolog: MISSLKSEEQSQLQLVEREDIDDEEDLFEAIDKLIAQGINAGDIKKLQDAGIYSCNGLMMHTKKHLTGIKGLSEAKVDKICEAAEKIVNFGYITGSDALLRRKLVIRITTGSQALDELLGGGIETRSITESFGEFRSGKTQLAHTLCVSTQLPTNMHGGNGKVAYIDTEGTFRPDRIIPIAERFGMDPGAVLDNIIYARAYTYEHQYNLLLGLAAKMSEEPFRLLIVDSVIALFRVDFTGRGELADRQQKLAQMLSRLTKIAEEYNVAVYMTNQVIADPGGGVFISDPKKPAGGHVLAHAATIRLMFRKGKGEQRVCKVFDAPNLPEAEAVFQITPGGIADAKD, translated from the exons atgatctCCTCTCTCAA ATCCGAAGAACAGAGCCAGCTACAGCTCGTGGAACGAGAAGAtattgatgatgaagaagacCTCTTCGAAGCGATTGACAAGC TAATCGCTCAAGGAATCAATGCCGGAGACATTAAGAAGCTTCAAGATGCAGGGATTTACTCATGCAATGGCTTGATGATGCATACGAAGAAG CATTTAACGGGAATAAAAGGCTTATCTGAGGCTAAAGTCGATAAGATCTGCGAAGCTGCAGAGAAGATAGTG AATTTCGGTTACATTACAGGAAGTGATGCTCTGCTCAGG AGAAAGTTAGTTATTCGCATAACAACTGGAAGCCAAGCCCTTGATGAGCTGTTAGGGG GTGGGATCGAAACGAGATCAATAACAGAATCCTTTGGGGAATTTCG GTCTGGAAAAACACAGCTTGCGCATACTCTGTGTGTTTCGACTCAG CTTCCTACTAACATGCATGGAGGAAATGGAAAGGTTGCCTACATTGACACTGAAGGAACTTT CCGACCCGACAGGATTATTCCCATTGCTGAAAGATTTGGTATGGACCCCGGAGCTGTCCTTGATAAC ATAATCTATGCTCGTGCATATACGTACGAGCATCAGTATAACTTGCTTCTGGGTCTGGCTGCTAAAATGTCTGAAGAACCGTTCAGACTTCTG ATCGTTGACTCTGTTATTGCTCTCTTCCGGGTAGATTTTACTGGAAGGGGTGAACTTGCAGATCGCCAG CAAAAACTGGCGCAAATGCTCTCCCGATTAACAAAGATAGCTGAAGAGTACAATGTTGCAGTATACATGACCAACCAAG TTATAGCTGACCCAGGGGGAGGAGTATTCATATCAGATCCAAAGAAGCCAGCAGGTGGTCACGTTCTTGCTCATGCCGCCACAATAAGACTGATGTTCAGGAAAGGAAAAGGAGAACAGCGTGTCTGCAAGGTTTTTGACGCCCCAAACCTACCTGAGGCTGAAGCA GTATTTCAGATTACACCAGGTGGTATTGCAGATGCAAAGGATTGA
- the LOC115722512 gene encoding stem-specific protein TSJT1 → MLAVFDKSVAQSPDALQSPHSESVSALKDGFLARHFTSVHPSAVTINLGSSGFMAYSLDRQNPLLPRLFAVVDDIFCMFNGHINNVAALKQQYGLNKTANESSIVIEAYRTLRDRGPYPADQVVRDIQGKYTFIVYDSSSKTTFIAVDADGSVPFFWGTDSEGHLVASDDPEIVKTGCGKSFAPFPKGCFFTTSGGLKSYEHPLHQLKAVPRVDSSGDVCGANFKVDEGSRKESSGMPRVGSAANWSSNF, encoded by the exons ATGTTGGCAGTTTTCGACAAATCGGTGGCACAGAGCCCCGATGCTCTTCAGAGCCCTCACTCTGAATCGGTTTCGGCTCTCAAAGATGGCTTCCTCGCTCGTCACTTCACATCGGTTCATCCTTCTGCGGTCACCATCAACCTTGGCTCTTCTGGGTTCATGGCTTACTCTCTTGATAGACAGAACCCTCTTCTACCAAG GCTTTTTGCGGTTGTGGATGACATTTTTTGCATGTTTAACGGTCACATAAACAATGTTGCTGCTCTTAAGCAACAATATGGTTTAAACAAAACAGCAAACGAGTCAAGCATTGTCATAGAAGCCTACAGGACTTTGAGGGACCGAGGTCCTTATCCCGCGGATCAGGTTGTCAGAGACATCCAAGGGAAGTATACGTTTATCGTCTATGACAGTTCTTCAAAAACCACCTTCATTGCTGTT GATGCTGATGGAAGTGTTCCATTCTTCTGGGGAACGGACTCCGAAGGCCATCTTGTTGCTTCAGATGATCCAGAAATCGTGAAGACAGGCTGTGGCAAATCTTTTGCACCATTTCCTAAGG gcTGTTTCTTCACAACTTCTGGAGGCTTGAAGAGTTATGAGCACCCACTTCACCAGTTGAAGGCAGTGCCAAGGGTGGACAGTTCGGGTGATGTGTGCGGTGCAAATTTCAAGGTGGATGAAGGGTCTCGCAAGGAGTCCAGTGGCATGCCAAGAGTTGGAAGTGCTGCGAATTGGTCTTCCAACTTTTGA